The Strix uralensis isolate ZFMK-TIS-50842 chromosome 13, bStrUra1, whole genome shotgun sequence genome window below encodes:
- the TYW2 gene encoding tRNA wybutosine-synthesizing protein 2 homolog isoform X3, with translation MVVPGTPTGPGSLLSLVSPSPRARLPAGDVPPSWGLAGWRPRTSPSLSLRWPRSCGSPSASGSIWKKSSSWMGATGCRRCRGVAWPCPCWRRSCPSCGCPGRCPVGWSGSRAARRQTPAQKLRDQLRRLLGQSWSEELERDVPRAWQRHGDLVLLSEDSFRAAPWEKLGPALWEAVASALGAQRVARRGRVLPDGIRSPSVTLLLGQDGWVEHVDNGIRYTFDVTKCMFSPGNITEKLRVASLPCSGEVLVDLYAGIGYFTLPYLVHAAAAFAHACEWNGHAVEALRRNLELNGVRDRCRVHHGDSRQLELRDVADRVNLGLIPSSEEGWPVACRVLKKDTGGVLHIHHNVESLPALAPPQLQAERGSPEAQHPTEDCGKGTPGVRIRPEWQRWAEAVAARIQGLLAELHGQLWHTSILHIQAVKSYAPHVHHLVLDLECRPTPPA, from the exons ATGGTGGTGCCAGGGACCCCCACAGGCCCCGGGTCCCTGCTGTCCCTTGTGAGCCCGAGCCCCCGTGCCCGCCTGCCAGCAGGTGACGTTCCTCCGTCCTGGGGCTTGGCAGGATGGAGGCCAAGGAcgtccccatccttgtccctgCGCTGGCCACGGAGCTGCGGTTCGCCCAGCGCCTCAG GAAGCATTTGGAAGAAGAGCAGCTCCTGGATGGGCGCTACCGGCTGCAGGAGGTGCCGGGGGGTCGCATGGCCCTGCCCGTGCTGGAGGAGAAGCTGTCCCAGCTGCGGCTGCCCTGGGAGGTGCCCTGTGGGCTGGTCCGGATCCAG GGCAGCCCGCCGGCAGACACCCGCCCAGAAGCTGCGGGACCAGCTGCGGCGGCTGCTGGGCCAGAGCTGGTCGGAGGAGCTGGAGCGTGACGTGCCCCGCGCCTGGCAGCGGCACGGGGACCTGGTCCTGCTGAGCGAGGACAGCTTCAGGGCTGCGCCGTGGGAGAAGCTGG GTCCAGCACTCTGGGAGGCGGTCGCCTCAGCTCTGGGTGCCCAGCGGGTGGCCAGACGAGGACGGGTGTTGCCAGATGGGATACGGTCCCCCAGTGTCACCCTGCTGCTGGGCCAGGATGGCTGGGTGGAGCATGTGGACAACGGGATCAG GTACACGTTCGACGTGACCAAGTGCATGTTCTCACCGGGCAACATCACGGAGAAGCTGCGAGTGGCCTCACTGCCCTGCTCCGGGGAGGTCCTGGTGGATCTCTACGCAG gcATCGGCTATTTCACGCTGCCGTACCTGGTTCACGCGGCGGCCGCCTTCGCCCACGCCTGCGAGTGGAACGGCCACGCCGTGGAGGCCCTGCGGAGGAACCTGGAGCTGAACGGCGTGCGGGACCGCTGCCGCGTCCACCACGGGGACAGCCGGCAG CTGGAGCTGCGGGACGTAGCGGACCGGGTGAACCTGGGGCTGATTCCCAGCTCGGAGGAAGGCTGGCCGGTGGCCTGCCGCGTCCTGAAGAAGGACACGGGGGGGGTTCTCCACATCCACCACAACGTGGAGAGTCTCCCCGCGCTGGCCCCGCCGCAGCTGCAGGCTGAGCGGGGGTCTCCAGAGGCACAGCACCCAACAGAGGATTGCGGGAAGGGAACGCCGGGTGTCAGGATCAGACCCGAGTGGCAGAGGTGGGCTGAAGCCGTGGCAGCACGGATCCAggggctgctggcagagctgcacgGGCAGCTGTGGCACACCAGCATCCTGCACATCCAGGCAGTGAAGTCCTATGCGCCCCACGTGCATCACCTTGTGCTGGACCTCGAGTGCCGGCCGACGCCGCCCGCCTAA
- the TYW2 gene encoding tRNA wybutosine-synthesizing protein 2 homolog isoform X1, whose product MVVPGTPTGPGSLLSLVSPSPRARLPAGDVPPSWGLAGWRPRTSPSLSLRWPRSCGSPSASGSIWKKSSSWMGATGCRRCRGVAWPCPCWRRSCPSCGCPGRCPVGWSGSRAARRQTPAQKLRDQLRRLLGQSWSEELERDVPRAWQRHGDLVLLSEDSFRAAPWEKLGPALWEAVASALGAQRVARRGRVLPDGIRSPSVTLLLGQDGWVEHVDNGIRYTFDVTKCMFSPGNITEKLRVASLPCSGEVLVDLYAASGLVPTQSQTDSESWGGSPHPALPPGRTVNPRQCLDPALSRCLLLPPGIGYFTLPYLVHAAAAFAHACEWNGHAVEALRRNLELNGVRDRCRVHHGDSRQLELRDVADRVNLGLIPSSEEGWPVACRVLKKDTGGVLHIHHNVESLPALAPPQLQAERGSPEAQHPTEDCGKGTPGVRIRPEWQRWAEAVAARIQGLLAELHGQLWHTSILHIQAVKSYAPHVHHLVLDLECRPTPPA is encoded by the exons ATGGTGGTGCCAGGGACCCCCACAGGCCCCGGGTCCCTGCTGTCCCTTGTGAGCCCGAGCCCCCGTGCCCGCCTGCCAGCAGGTGACGTTCCTCCGTCCTGGGGCTTGGCAGGATGGAGGCCAAGGAcgtccccatccttgtccctgCGCTGGCCACGGAGCTGCGGTTCGCCCAGCGCCTCAG GAAGCATTTGGAAGAAGAGCAGCTCCTGGATGGGCGCTACCGGCTGCAGGAGGTGCCGGGGGGTCGCATGGCCCTGCCCGTGCTGGAGGAGAAGCTGTCCCAGCTGCGGCTGCCCTGGGAGGTGCCCTGTGGGCTGGTCCGGATCCAG GGCAGCCCGCCGGCAGACACCCGCCCAGAAGCTGCGGGACCAGCTGCGGCGGCTGCTGGGCCAGAGCTGGTCGGAGGAGCTGGAGCGTGACGTGCCCCGCGCCTGGCAGCGGCACGGGGACCTGGTCCTGCTGAGCGAGGACAGCTTCAGGGCTGCGCCGTGGGAGAAGCTGG GTCCAGCACTCTGGGAGGCGGTCGCCTCAGCTCTGGGTGCCCAGCGGGTGGCCAGACGAGGACGGGTGTTGCCAGATGGGATACGGTCCCCCAGTGTCACCCTGCTGCTGGGCCAGGATGGCTGGGTGGAGCATGTGGACAACGGGATCAG GTACACGTTCGACGTGACCAAGTGCATGTTCTCACCGGGCAACATCACGGAGAAGCTGCGAGTGGCCTCACTGCCCTGCTCCGGGGAGGTCCTGGTGGATCTCTACGCAG CATCTGGGCTTGTTCCCACCCAGAGCCAAACAGATTCAGAGAGCTGGGGTGGCAGTCCGCATCCTGCCCTGCCTCCGGGGAGGACTGTGAACCCCCGGCAGTGCCTGGACCCTGCCCTCagccgctgcctcctcctgcccccaggcATCGGCTATTTCACGCTGCCGTACCTGGTTCACGCGGCGGCCGCCTTCGCCCACGCCTGCGAGTGGAACGGCCACGCCGTGGAGGCCCTGCGGAGGAACCTGGAGCTGAACGGCGTGCGGGACCGCTGCCGCGTCCACCACGGGGACAGCCGGCAG CTGGAGCTGCGGGACGTAGCGGACCGGGTGAACCTGGGGCTGATTCCCAGCTCGGAGGAAGGCTGGCCGGTGGCCTGCCGCGTCCTGAAGAAGGACACGGGGGGGGTTCTCCACATCCACCACAACGTGGAGAGTCTCCCCGCGCTGGCCCCGCCGCAGCTGCAGGCTGAGCGGGGGTCTCCAGAGGCACAGCACCCAACAGAGGATTGCGGGAAGGGAACGCCGGGTGTCAGGATCAGACCCGAGTGGCAGAGGTGGGCTGAAGCCGTGGCAGCACGGATCCAggggctgctggcagagctgcacgGGCAGCTGTGGCACACCAGCATCCTGCACATCCAGGCAGTGAAGTCCTATGCGCCCCACGTGCATCACCTTGTGCTGGACCTCGAGTGCCGGCCGACGCCGCCCGCCTAA
- the TYW2 gene encoding tRNA wybutosine-synthesizing protein 2 homolog isoform X2, which translates to MEAKDVPILVPALATELRFAQRLRKHLEEEQLLDGRYRLQEVPGGRMALPVLEEKLSQLRLPWEVPCGLVRIQDPVPSRAARRQTPAQKLRDQLRRLLGQSWSEELERDVPRAWQRHGDLVLLSEDSFRAAPWEKLGPALWEAVASALGAQRVARRGRVLPDGIRSPSVTLLLGQDGWVEHVDNGIRYTFDVTKCMFSPGNITEKLRVASLPCSGEVLVDLYAASGLVPTQSQTDSESWGGSPHPALPPGRTVNPRQCLDPALSRCLLLPPGIGYFTLPYLVHAAAAFAHACEWNGHAVEALRRNLELNGVRDRCRVHHGDSRQLELRDVADRVNLGLIPSSEEGWPVACRVLKKDTGGVLHIHHNVESLPALAPPQLQAERGSPEAQHPTEDCGKGTPGVRIRPEWQRWAEAVAARIQGLLAELHGQLWHTSILHIQAVKSYAPHVHHLVLDLECRPTPPA; encoded by the exons ATGGAGGCCAAGGAcgtccccatccttgtccctgCGCTGGCCACGGAGCTGCGGTTCGCCCAGCGCCTCAG GAAGCATTTGGAAGAAGAGCAGCTCCTGGATGGGCGCTACCGGCTGCAGGAGGTGCCGGGGGGTCGCATGGCCCTGCCCGTGCTGGAGGAGAAGCTGTCCCAGCTGCGGCTGCCCTGGGAGGTGCCCTGTGGGCTGGTCCGGATCCAG GACCCTGTCCCCTCCAGGGCAGCCCGCCGGCAGACACCCGCCCAGAAGCTGCGGGACCAGCTGCGGCGGCTGCTGGGCCAGAGCTGGTCGGAGGAGCTGGAGCGTGACGTGCCCCGCGCCTGGCAGCGGCACGGGGACCTGGTCCTGCTGAGCGAGGACAGCTTCAGGGCTGCGCCGTGGGAGAAGCTGG GTCCAGCACTCTGGGAGGCGGTCGCCTCAGCTCTGGGTGCCCAGCGGGTGGCCAGACGAGGACGGGTGTTGCCAGATGGGATACGGTCCCCCAGTGTCACCCTGCTGCTGGGCCAGGATGGCTGGGTGGAGCATGTGGACAACGGGATCAG GTACACGTTCGACGTGACCAAGTGCATGTTCTCACCGGGCAACATCACGGAGAAGCTGCGAGTGGCCTCACTGCCCTGCTCCGGGGAGGTCCTGGTGGATCTCTACGCAG CATCTGGGCTTGTTCCCACCCAGAGCCAAACAGATTCAGAGAGCTGGGGTGGCAGTCCGCATCCTGCCCTGCCTCCGGGGAGGACTGTGAACCCCCGGCAGTGCCTGGACCCTGCCCTCagccgctgcctcctcctgcccccaggcATCGGCTATTTCACGCTGCCGTACCTGGTTCACGCGGCGGCCGCCTTCGCCCACGCCTGCGAGTGGAACGGCCACGCCGTGGAGGCCCTGCGGAGGAACCTGGAGCTGAACGGCGTGCGGGACCGCTGCCGCGTCCACCACGGGGACAGCCGGCAG CTGGAGCTGCGGGACGTAGCGGACCGGGTGAACCTGGGGCTGATTCCCAGCTCGGAGGAAGGCTGGCCGGTGGCCTGCCGCGTCCTGAAGAAGGACACGGGGGGGGTTCTCCACATCCACCACAACGTGGAGAGTCTCCCCGCGCTGGCCCCGCCGCAGCTGCAGGCTGAGCGGGGGTCTCCAGAGGCACAGCACCCAACAGAGGATTGCGGGAAGGGAACGCCGGGTGTCAGGATCAGACCCGAGTGGCAGAGGTGGGCTGAAGCCGTGGCAGCACGGATCCAggggctgctggcagagctgcacgGGCAGCTGTGGCACACCAGCATCCTGCACATCCAGGCAGTGAAGTCCTATGCGCCCCACGTGCATCACCTTGTGCTGGACCTCGAGTGCCGGCCGACGCCGCCCGCCTAA
- the TYW2 gene encoding tRNA wybutosine-synthesizing protein 2 homolog isoform X4, which translates to MEAKDVPILVPALATELRFAQRLRKHLEEEQLLDGRYRLQEVPGGRMALPVLEEKLSQLRLPWEVPCGLVRIQDPVPSRAARRQTPAQKLRDQLRRLLGQSWSEELERDVPRAWQRHGDLVLLSEDSFRAAPWEKLGPALWEAVASALGAQRVARRGRVLPDGIRSPSVTLLLGQDGWVEHVDNGIRYTFDVTKCMFSPGNITEKLRVASLPCSGEVLVDLYAGIGYFTLPYLVHAAAAFAHACEWNGHAVEALRRNLELNGVRDRCRVHHGDSRQLELRDVADRVNLGLIPSSEEGWPVACRVLKKDTGGVLHIHHNVESLPALAPPQLQAERGSPEAQHPTEDCGKGTPGVRIRPEWQRWAEAVAARIQGLLAELHGQLWHTSILHIQAVKSYAPHVHHLVLDLECRPTPPA; encoded by the exons ATGGAGGCCAAGGAcgtccccatccttgtccctgCGCTGGCCACGGAGCTGCGGTTCGCCCAGCGCCTCAG GAAGCATTTGGAAGAAGAGCAGCTCCTGGATGGGCGCTACCGGCTGCAGGAGGTGCCGGGGGGTCGCATGGCCCTGCCCGTGCTGGAGGAGAAGCTGTCCCAGCTGCGGCTGCCCTGGGAGGTGCCCTGTGGGCTGGTCCGGATCCAG GACCCTGTCCCCTCCAGGGCAGCCCGCCGGCAGACACCCGCCCAGAAGCTGCGGGACCAGCTGCGGCGGCTGCTGGGCCAGAGCTGGTCGGAGGAGCTGGAGCGTGACGTGCCCCGCGCCTGGCAGCGGCACGGGGACCTGGTCCTGCTGAGCGAGGACAGCTTCAGGGCTGCGCCGTGGGAGAAGCTGG GTCCAGCACTCTGGGAGGCGGTCGCCTCAGCTCTGGGTGCCCAGCGGGTGGCCAGACGAGGACGGGTGTTGCCAGATGGGATACGGTCCCCCAGTGTCACCCTGCTGCTGGGCCAGGATGGCTGGGTGGAGCATGTGGACAACGGGATCAG GTACACGTTCGACGTGACCAAGTGCATGTTCTCACCGGGCAACATCACGGAGAAGCTGCGAGTGGCCTCACTGCCCTGCTCCGGGGAGGTCCTGGTGGATCTCTACGCAG gcATCGGCTATTTCACGCTGCCGTACCTGGTTCACGCGGCGGCCGCCTTCGCCCACGCCTGCGAGTGGAACGGCCACGCCGTGGAGGCCCTGCGGAGGAACCTGGAGCTGAACGGCGTGCGGGACCGCTGCCGCGTCCACCACGGGGACAGCCGGCAG CTGGAGCTGCGGGACGTAGCGGACCGGGTGAACCTGGGGCTGATTCCCAGCTCGGAGGAAGGCTGGCCGGTGGCCTGCCGCGTCCTGAAGAAGGACACGGGGGGGGTTCTCCACATCCACCACAACGTGGAGAGTCTCCCCGCGCTGGCCCCGCCGCAGCTGCAGGCTGAGCGGGGGTCTCCAGAGGCACAGCACCCAACAGAGGATTGCGGGAAGGGAACGCCGGGTGTCAGGATCAGACCCGAGTGGCAGAGGTGGGCTGAAGCCGTGGCAGCACGGATCCAggggctgctggcagagctgcacgGGCAGCTGTGGCACACCAGCATCCTGCACATCCAGGCAGTGAAGTCCTATGCGCCCCACGTGCATCACCTTGTGCTGGACCTCGAGTGCCGGCCGACGCCGCCCGCCTAA
- the CSTF2 gene encoding cleavage stimulation factor subunit 2 isoform X1 — translation MAGLSVRDPAVDRSLRSVFVGNIPYEATEEQLKDIFSEVGPVVSFRLVYDRETGKPKGYGFCEYQDQETALSAMRNLNGREFSGRALRVDNAASEKNKEELKSLGTGAPIIESPYGDPVNPEDAPESISRAVASLPPEQMFELMKQMKLCVQNSPQEARNMLLQNPQLAYALLQAQVVMRIVDPEIALKILHRQTSVPPLIPGNQQPVPGPGPGPGPGPGPGPNAQLNPQNTPSSQPQPIGGMHVNGAPPLMQPPMQGGVPAPGQMAAPVQGPGPGPMAPGGGMQPQVGMPGGGPVPLERGQGNLQLSPVGPARPASIERVQVPMPDPRAPMQRGPLPASGPPPRGLLGDAPNDPRGGTLLSVTGEVEPRGYLGPPHQGAPMHHMPGHDSRGPPHEMRGGPMGEPRPLMGEPRGPLMDARVGRDPRGLEPRGLEPRGLEPRVMEARALEARGLEPRVLESRVLEARAMEARVMEPRGLEPRGPGPNPRGPMPGGIQGPGPLNMGASGPQGPRQVPNMAGAGMQGGGIPGAGVQGAGQPGGFSPGQSQVTPQDHEKAALIMQVLQLTADQIAMLPPEQRQSILILKEQIQKSTGAP, via the exons ATGGCGGGGCTGTCCGTGCGGGACCCCGCCGTGGACCGCTCCTTGCGCTCCGTCTTCG TGGGGAACATCCCGTACGAAGCCacagaggagcagctgaaggacaTCTTCTCAGAGGTTGGGCCTGTGGTCAGCTTTAG GCTGGTGTATGACAGGGAGACGGGAAAACCGAAGGGCTATGGCTTCTGCGAGTACCAAGACCAGGAGACGGCCCTCAGTGCCATGCGGAACCTGAACGGGCGAGAGTTCAGCGGGAGGGCCCTGCGCGTCGACAACGCGGCCAGCGAGAAGAACAAGGAGGAGCTGAAGA GCTTGGGCACGGGTGCACCCATCATAGAGTCACCTTATGGGGACCCTGTCAATCCTGAAGATGCCCCCGAGTCCATCAGCCGGGCAGTAGCCAGCCTGCCGCCCGAGCAGATGTTTGAGCTGATGAAGCAGATGAAG TTGTGTGTCCAGAACAGCCCCCAGGAAGCCAGGAACATGCTGCTCCAGAACCCCCAGCTGGCTTACGCTCTGCTGCAGGCCCAGGTGGTCATGAGGATCGTCGACCCGGAGATCGCACTG AAAATCCTGCATCGCCAGACCAGTGTTCCTCCTCTGATCCCAGGCAACCAGCAGCCAGTGCCAGGGCCGGGGCCTGGACCGGGACCAGGGCCTGGGCCAGGGCCAAATGCCCAGCTGAACCCGCAGAATACCCCCTCGTCCCAGCCGCAGCCCATA GGTGGGATGCACGTAAACGGTGCTCCTCCTCTGATGCAGCCGCCCATGCAGGGAGGAGTGCCGGCCCCAGGACAGATGGCAGCTCCCGTGCAGGGCCCAGGCCCCGGCCCCATGGCTCCAGGAG GTGGGATGCAGCCGCAGGTTGGGATGCCGGGTGGAGGGCCTGTCCCCTTGGAGCGCGGACAAG GGAACCTGCAGCTCTCGCCCGTGGGACCTGCCAGGCCTGCGTCTATCGAACGCGTTCAAG TGCCCATGCCAGACCCGAGGGCCCCTATGCAGCGTGGACCTCTACCTGCTAGTGGCCCGCCGCCCCGAGGCCTTTTGGGAGATGCCCCGAATGACCCTCGCGGAGGGACCCTGCTCTCAGTCACTGGAGAAGTGGAGCCcag AGGTTACCTTGGGCCGCCCCACCAGGGAGCCCCTATGCACCATATGCCTGGTCATGACAGCCGTGGCCCCCCCCATGAGATGAGGGGGGGACCCATGGGAGAACCCCGACCACTGATGGGAGAGCCGCGGGGGCCCTTGATGGATGCTCGAG TCGGAAGAGATCCCCGAGGGCTGGAGCCACGAGGATTGGAGCCGCGAGGGCTGGAGCCCCGGGTGATGGAGGCGCGAGCCCTGGAGGCGCGAGGCCTGGAGCCACGGGTCCTGGAGTCGCGAGTGCTGGAAGCCAGGGCCATGGAGGCCAGAGTCATGGAGCCCCGGGGCCTGGAGCCTCGAGGGCCTGGTCCCAACCCACGTGGCCCCATGCCTGGTGGGATACAGGGCCCTGGGCCACTTAACATGGGAGCAAGTGGCCCGCAGGGACCCCGCCAG GTTCCTAACATGGCAGGGGCAGGCATGCAGGGAGGAGGCATTCCTGGGGCAGGGGTCCAAGGAGCTGGTCAGCCCGGAGGCTTTAGCCCTGGACAGAGCCAGGTCACCCCCCAGGATCATGAGAAG gCCGCCCTGATCATGCAGGTTCTGCAGCTGACGGCAGACCAGATCGCCATGCTGCCCCCGGAGCAACGGCAGAGCATCCTTATTCTAAAGGAGCAAATCCAGAAATCCACGGGGGCACCCTGA
- the CSTF2 gene encoding cleavage stimulation factor subunit 2 isoform X2, producing MAGLSVRDPAVDRSLRSVFVGNIPYEATEEQLKDIFSEVGPVVSFRLVYDRETGKPKGYGFCEYQDQETALSAMRNLNGREFSGRALRVDNAASEKNKEELKSLGTGAPIIESPYGDPVNPEDAPESISRAVASLPPEQMFELMKQMKLCVQNSPQEARNMLLQNPQLAYALLQAQVVMRIVDPEIALKILHRQTSVPPLIPGNQQPVPGPGPGPGPGPGPGPNAQLNPQNTPSSQPQPIGGMHVNGAPPLMQPPMQGGVPAPGQMAAPVQGPGPGPMAPGGGMQPQVGMPGGGPVPLERGQVPMPDPRAPMQRGPLPASGPPPRGLLGDAPNDPRGGTLLSVTGEVEPRGYLGPPHQGAPMHHMPGHDSRGPPHEMRGGPMGEPRPLMGEPRGPLMDARVGRDPRGLEPRGLEPRGLEPRVMEARALEARGLEPRVLESRVLEARAMEARVMEPRGLEPRGPGPNPRGPMPGGIQGPGPLNMGASGPQGPRQVPNMAGAGMQGGGIPGAGVQGAGQPGGFSPGQSQVTPQDHEKAALIMQVLQLTADQIAMLPPEQRQSILILKEQIQKSTGAP from the exons ATGGCGGGGCTGTCCGTGCGGGACCCCGCCGTGGACCGCTCCTTGCGCTCCGTCTTCG TGGGGAACATCCCGTACGAAGCCacagaggagcagctgaaggacaTCTTCTCAGAGGTTGGGCCTGTGGTCAGCTTTAG GCTGGTGTATGACAGGGAGACGGGAAAACCGAAGGGCTATGGCTTCTGCGAGTACCAAGACCAGGAGACGGCCCTCAGTGCCATGCGGAACCTGAACGGGCGAGAGTTCAGCGGGAGGGCCCTGCGCGTCGACAACGCGGCCAGCGAGAAGAACAAGGAGGAGCTGAAGA GCTTGGGCACGGGTGCACCCATCATAGAGTCACCTTATGGGGACCCTGTCAATCCTGAAGATGCCCCCGAGTCCATCAGCCGGGCAGTAGCCAGCCTGCCGCCCGAGCAGATGTTTGAGCTGATGAAGCAGATGAAG TTGTGTGTCCAGAACAGCCCCCAGGAAGCCAGGAACATGCTGCTCCAGAACCCCCAGCTGGCTTACGCTCTGCTGCAGGCCCAGGTGGTCATGAGGATCGTCGACCCGGAGATCGCACTG AAAATCCTGCATCGCCAGACCAGTGTTCCTCCTCTGATCCCAGGCAACCAGCAGCCAGTGCCAGGGCCGGGGCCTGGACCGGGACCAGGGCCTGGGCCAGGGCCAAATGCCCAGCTGAACCCGCAGAATACCCCCTCGTCCCAGCCGCAGCCCATA GGTGGGATGCACGTAAACGGTGCTCCTCCTCTGATGCAGCCGCCCATGCAGGGAGGAGTGCCGGCCCCAGGACAGATGGCAGCTCCCGTGCAGGGCCCAGGCCCCGGCCCCATGGCTCCAGGAG GTGGGATGCAGCCGCAGGTTGGGATGCCGGGTGGAGGGCCTGTCCCCTTGGAGCGCGGACAAG TGCCCATGCCAGACCCGAGGGCCCCTATGCAGCGTGGACCTCTACCTGCTAGTGGCCCGCCGCCCCGAGGCCTTTTGGGAGATGCCCCGAATGACCCTCGCGGAGGGACCCTGCTCTCAGTCACTGGAGAAGTGGAGCCcag AGGTTACCTTGGGCCGCCCCACCAGGGAGCCCCTATGCACCATATGCCTGGTCATGACAGCCGTGGCCCCCCCCATGAGATGAGGGGGGGACCCATGGGAGAACCCCGACCACTGATGGGAGAGCCGCGGGGGCCCTTGATGGATGCTCGAG TCGGAAGAGATCCCCGAGGGCTGGAGCCACGAGGATTGGAGCCGCGAGGGCTGGAGCCCCGGGTGATGGAGGCGCGAGCCCTGGAGGCGCGAGGCCTGGAGCCACGGGTCCTGGAGTCGCGAGTGCTGGAAGCCAGGGCCATGGAGGCCAGAGTCATGGAGCCCCGGGGCCTGGAGCCTCGAGGGCCTGGTCCCAACCCACGTGGCCCCATGCCTGGTGGGATACAGGGCCCTGGGCCACTTAACATGGGAGCAAGTGGCCCGCAGGGACCCCGCCAG GTTCCTAACATGGCAGGGGCAGGCATGCAGGGAGGAGGCATTCCTGGGGCAGGGGTCCAAGGAGCTGGTCAGCCCGGAGGCTTTAGCCCTGGACAGAGCCAGGTCACCCCCCAGGATCATGAGAAG gCCGCCCTGATCATGCAGGTTCTGCAGCTGACGGCAGACCAGATCGCCATGCTGCCCCCGGAGCAACGGCAGAGCATCCTTATTCTAAAGGAGCAAATCCAGAAATCCACGGGGGCACCCTGA
- the CSTF2 gene encoding cleavage stimulation factor subunit 2 isoform X3: MAGLSVRDPAVDRSLRSVFVGNIPYEATEEQLKDIFSEVGPVVSFRLVYDRETGKPKGYGFCEYQDQETALSAMRNLNGREFSGRALRVDNAASEKNKEELKSLGTGAPIIESPYGDPVNPEDAPESISRAVASLPPEQMFELMKQMKLCVQNSPQEARNMLLQNPQLAYALLQAQVVMRIVDPEIALKILHRQTSVPPLIPGNQQPVPGPGPGPGPGPGPGPNAQLNPQNTPSSQPQPIGGMHVNGAPPLMQPPMQGGVPAPGQMAAPVQGPGPGPMAPGGGMQPQVGMPGGGPVPLERGQVGRDPRGLEPRGLEPRGLEPRVMEARALEARGLEPRVLESRVLEARAMEARVMEPRGLEPRGPGPNPRGPMPGGIQGPGPLNMGASGPQGPRQVPNMAGAGMQGGGIPGAGVQGAGQPGGFSPGQSQVTPQDHEKAALIMQVLQLTADQIAMLPPEQRQSILILKEQIQKSTGAP; this comes from the exons ATGGCGGGGCTGTCCGTGCGGGACCCCGCCGTGGACCGCTCCTTGCGCTCCGTCTTCG TGGGGAACATCCCGTACGAAGCCacagaggagcagctgaaggacaTCTTCTCAGAGGTTGGGCCTGTGGTCAGCTTTAG GCTGGTGTATGACAGGGAGACGGGAAAACCGAAGGGCTATGGCTTCTGCGAGTACCAAGACCAGGAGACGGCCCTCAGTGCCATGCGGAACCTGAACGGGCGAGAGTTCAGCGGGAGGGCCCTGCGCGTCGACAACGCGGCCAGCGAGAAGAACAAGGAGGAGCTGAAGA GCTTGGGCACGGGTGCACCCATCATAGAGTCACCTTATGGGGACCCTGTCAATCCTGAAGATGCCCCCGAGTCCATCAGCCGGGCAGTAGCCAGCCTGCCGCCCGAGCAGATGTTTGAGCTGATGAAGCAGATGAAG TTGTGTGTCCAGAACAGCCCCCAGGAAGCCAGGAACATGCTGCTCCAGAACCCCCAGCTGGCTTACGCTCTGCTGCAGGCCCAGGTGGTCATGAGGATCGTCGACCCGGAGATCGCACTG AAAATCCTGCATCGCCAGACCAGTGTTCCTCCTCTGATCCCAGGCAACCAGCAGCCAGTGCCAGGGCCGGGGCCTGGACCGGGACCAGGGCCTGGGCCAGGGCCAAATGCCCAGCTGAACCCGCAGAATACCCCCTCGTCCCAGCCGCAGCCCATA GGTGGGATGCACGTAAACGGTGCTCCTCCTCTGATGCAGCCGCCCATGCAGGGAGGAGTGCCGGCCCCAGGACAGATGGCAGCTCCCGTGCAGGGCCCAGGCCCCGGCCCCATGGCTCCAGGAG GTGGGATGCAGCCGCAGGTTGGGATGCCGGGTGGAGGGCCTGTCCCCTTGGAGCGCGGACAAG TCGGAAGAGATCCCCGAGGGCTGGAGCCACGAGGATTGGAGCCGCGAGGGCTGGAGCCCCGGGTGATGGAGGCGCGAGCCCTGGAGGCGCGAGGCCTGGAGCCACGGGTCCTGGAGTCGCGAGTGCTGGAAGCCAGGGCCATGGAGGCCAGAGTCATGGAGCCCCGGGGCCTGGAGCCTCGAGGGCCTGGTCCCAACCCACGTGGCCCCATGCCTGGTGGGATACAGGGCCCTGGGCCACTTAACATGGGAGCAAGTGGCCCGCAGGGACCCCGCCAG GTTCCTAACATGGCAGGGGCAGGCATGCAGGGAGGAGGCATTCCTGGGGCAGGGGTCCAAGGAGCTGGTCAGCCCGGAGGCTTTAGCCCTGGACAGAGCCAGGTCACCCCCCAGGATCATGAGAAG gCCGCCCTGATCATGCAGGTTCTGCAGCTGACGGCAGACCAGATCGCCATGCTGCCCCCGGAGCAACGGCAGAGCATCCTTATTCTAAAGGAGCAAATCCAGAAATCCACGGGGGCACCCTGA